One genomic segment of Coffea arabica cultivar ET-39 chromosome 6e, Coffea Arabica ET-39 HiFi, whole genome shotgun sequence includes these proteins:
- the LOC113696047 gene encoding uncharacterized protein isoform X3: MEGRVHTFRPPEGYVDEEMEDYIKNGYPSLEDEITFAVSHDKKETFVTWINGITYKNDIPRWCVDRMFLFDSINCMDAVLNGEMTGKIDFTVDAVPHNNHGELPALHKAATSQACRLTELFLGITDQANVRLDFKDVKGWLPLNFALENLRSPSSMPVWINSKGDKHKSYWMANPIPQGPTEMVFKLLYYLLWPFSRSALEVVRLLAQKTKEVEFEFFKYVKEQKLVELAGLLLVAHEKVMPGLEERMKIRNFVLKEAAFLNLQEIRSLYGSGDEKSLQEVKKKKVEMEAILLLLEVFDRIGDKLSAYVQIVRKLVLTSFTSSRIEVGEEYHAKEIGWILEKAGFSVKLELFDETSRGIIRHEWYLPFLGDTGAEDTFYILNRIKRLESHKMALGYRKLPSICGTPIQQVVASSSSSSQWSSASALKSFHTFHPVRASGRCSGSATWENKACNWLWDLPCKRGLLRDSQDLPSANRVLNMQYRKVWACVVATLKRGTRLI, from the exons ATGGAAGGG AGGGTACACACTTTTCGGCCTCCAGAAGGATATGTGGATGAAGAAATGGAAGACTATATCAAGAATGGTTATCCTTCCCTAGAAGATGAAATTACTTTTGCTGTCTCACATGATAAGAAAGAAACATTTGTTACTTGGATAAATGGGATAACCTACAAAAATGATATACCTCGATGGTGTGTGGATCGTATGTTTCTTTTTGACTCCATAAATTGTATGGATGCTGTTCTGAATGGAGAAATGACAggaaaaattgattttactgTTGATGCTGTTCCACACAACAACCATGGGGAACTTCCTGCATTGCATAAAGCAGCTACTAGTCAGGCCTGTAGACTGACTGAGTTATTTCTTGGTATTACGGATCAAGCAAATGTCAGATTGGATTTTAAGGATGTAAAAGGGTGGTTGCCGCTGAATTTTGCTCTTGAGAATTTAAG GTCTCCAAGCTCGATGCCTGTGTGGATAAATTCTAAAGGAGACAAGCATAAATCCTACTGGATGGCTAATCCAATACCACAGGGACCAACTGAGATGGTCTTCAAGTTACTTTATTATCTGCTTTGGCCGTTTTCG AGATCTGCTCTGGAAGTTGTGAGATTGCTGGCGCAGAAGACCAAAGaagttgaatttgaattttttaaatatgtgaaagagCAGAAACTGGTTGAATTAGCAGGCTTGTTGTTGGTGGCTCATGAAAAGGTTATGCCTGGTTTAGAAGAACGTATGAAGATCCGCAATTTTGTCTTGAAAGAAGCTGCATTTCTGAATTTACAAGAAATCAGGTCCTTGTATGGCTCTGGTGATGAGAAGTCCCTACAAGAGGTGAAAAAGAAGAAGGTGGAGATGGAGGCAATACTATTATTACTTGAAGTATTTGACAGAATTGGTGATAAACTTTCGGCTTATGTTCAGATAGTGCGAAAACTGGTATTGACTAGTTTTACCTCTTCAAGGATTGAG GTGGGAGAGGAATATCACGCCAAAGAAATTGGCTGGATCTTGGAGAAAGCTGGATTTTCCGTGAAGCTTGAACTTTTTGATGAAACAAGCAG GGGAATAATTCGGCATGAGTGGTATTTACCCTTTCTAG GGGACACAGGTGCAGAAGACACCTTTTACATTCTTAATCGCATCAAACGTTTGGAGTCACATAAGATGGCTTTGGGTTATCGAAAA CTGCCTTCAATCTGTGGGACGCCTATTCAGCAAGTTGTAGCATCTTCAAGTAGCTCCTCCCAATGGTCTTCAGCTTCTGCTCTAAAATCATTTCATACATTCCATCCTGTGAGGGCCAGTGGTCGGTGTTCTGGTTCTGCTACATGGGAGAATAAAGCATGCAACTGGTTGTGGGATTTGCCATGCAAACGTGGTCTTCTTAGAGATAGCCAGGATCTCCCTTCAGCCAATAGGGTGCTAAACATGCAATACAGGAAGGTATGGGCTTGTGTTGTGGCAACTTTAAAAAGGGGAACAAGGCTCATCTGA
- the LOC113696047 gene encoding uncharacterized protein isoform X4 produces MEGRVHTFRPPEGYVDEEMEDYIKNGYPSLEDEITFAVSHDKKETFVTWINGITYKNDIPRWCVDRMFLFDSINCMDAVLNGEMTGKIDFTVDAVPHNNHGELPALHKAATSQACRLTELFLGITDQANVRLDFKDVKGWLPLNFALENLRSPSSMPVWINSKGDKHKSYWMANPIPQGPTEMVFKLLYYLLWPFSRSALEVVRLLAQKTKEVEFEFFKYVKEQKLVELAGLLLVAHEKVMPGLEERMKIRNFVLKEAAFLNLQEIRSLYGSGDEKSLQEVKKKKVEMEAILLLLEVFDRIGDKLSAYVQIVRKLVGEEYHAKEIGWILEKAGFSVKLELFDETSRGIIRHEWYLPFLGDTGAEDTFYILNRIKRLESHKMALGYRKLPSICGTPIQQVVASSSSSSQWSSASALKSFHTFHPVRASGRCSGSATWENKACNWLWDLPCKRGLLRDSQDLPSANRVLNMQYRKVWACVVATLKRGTRLI; encoded by the exons ATGGAAGGG AGGGTACACACTTTTCGGCCTCCAGAAGGATATGTGGATGAAGAAATGGAAGACTATATCAAGAATGGTTATCCTTCCCTAGAAGATGAAATTACTTTTGCTGTCTCACATGATAAGAAAGAAACATTTGTTACTTGGATAAATGGGATAACCTACAAAAATGATATACCTCGATGGTGTGTGGATCGTATGTTTCTTTTTGACTCCATAAATTGTATGGATGCTGTTCTGAATGGAGAAATGACAggaaaaattgattttactgTTGATGCTGTTCCACACAACAACCATGGGGAACTTCCTGCATTGCATAAAGCAGCTACTAGTCAGGCCTGTAGACTGACTGAGTTATTTCTTGGTATTACGGATCAAGCAAATGTCAGATTGGATTTTAAGGATGTAAAAGGGTGGTTGCCGCTGAATTTTGCTCTTGAGAATTTAAG GTCTCCAAGCTCGATGCCTGTGTGGATAAATTCTAAAGGAGACAAGCATAAATCCTACTGGATGGCTAATCCAATACCACAGGGACCAACTGAGATGGTCTTCAAGTTACTTTATTATCTGCTTTGGCCGTTTTCG AGATCTGCTCTGGAAGTTGTGAGATTGCTGGCGCAGAAGACCAAAGaagttgaatttgaattttttaaatatgtgaaagagCAGAAACTGGTTGAATTAGCAGGCTTGTTGTTGGTGGCTCATGAAAAGGTTATGCCTGGTTTAGAAGAACGTATGAAGATCCGCAATTTTGTCTTGAAAGAAGCTGCATTTCTGAATTTACAAGAAATCAGGTCCTTGTATGGCTCTGGTGATGAGAAGTCCCTACAAGAGGTGAAAAAGAAGAAGGTGGAGATGGAGGCAATACTATTATTACTTGAAGTATTTGACAGAATTGGTGATAAACTTTCGGCTTATGTTCAGATAGTGCGAAAACTG GTGGGAGAGGAATATCACGCCAAAGAAATTGGCTGGATCTTGGAGAAAGCTGGATTTTCCGTGAAGCTTGAACTTTTTGATGAAACAAGCAG GGGAATAATTCGGCATGAGTGGTATTTACCCTTTCTAG GGGACACAGGTGCAGAAGACACCTTTTACATTCTTAATCGCATCAAACGTTTGGAGTCACATAAGATGGCTTTGGGTTATCGAAAA CTGCCTTCAATCTGTGGGACGCCTATTCAGCAAGTTGTAGCATCTTCAAGTAGCTCCTCCCAATGGTCTTCAGCTTCTGCTCTAAAATCATTTCATACATTCCATCCTGTGAGGGCCAGTGGTCGGTGTTCTGGTTCTGCTACATGGGAGAATAAAGCATGCAACTGGTTGTGGGATTTGCCATGCAAACGTGGTCTTCTTAGAGATAGCCAGGATCTCCCTTCAGCCAATAGGGTGCTAAACATGCAATACAGGAAGGTATGGGCTTGTGTTGTGGCAACTTTAAAAAGGGGAACAAGGCTCATCTGA
- the LOC113696047 gene encoding uncharacterized protein isoform X1, which yields MVLASEFVLSLDSKSNCVGSLSLYDSYYFLLKQRVHTFRPPEGYVDEEMEDYIKNGYPSLEDEITFAVSHDKKETFVTWINGITYKNDIPRWCVDRMFLFDSINCMDAVLNGEMTGKIDFTVDAVPHNNHGELPALHKAATSQACRLTELFLGITDQANVRLDFKDVKGWLPLNFALENLRSPSSMPVWINSKGDKHKSYWMANPIPQGPTEMVFKLLYYLLWPFSRSALEVVRLLAQKTKEVEFEFFKYVKEQKLVELAGLLLVAHEKVMPGLEERMKIRNFVLKEAAFLNLQEIRSLYGSGDEKSLQEVKKKKVEMEAILLLLEVFDRIGDKLSAYVQIVRKLVLTSFTSSRIEVGEEYHAKEIGWILEKAGFSVKLELFDETSRGIIRHEWYLPFLGDTGAEDTFYILNRIKRLESHKMALGYRKLPSICGTPIQQVVASSSSSSQWSSASALKSFHTFHPVRASGRCSGSATWENKACNWLWDLPCKRGLLRDSQDLPSANRVLNMQYRKVWACVVATLKRGTRLI from the exons ATGGTCCTTGCCTCTGAGTTTGTGCTTTCTCTAGACTCCAAGAGTAACTGTGttggttctctctctctctatgattcttattattttctattaaaGCAGAGGGTACACACTTTTCGGCCTCCAGAAGGATATGTGGATGAAGAAATGGAAGACTATATCAAGAATGGTTATCCTTCCCTAGAAGATGAAATTACTTTTGCTGTCTCACATGATAAGAAAGAAACATTTGTTACTTGGATAAATGGGATAACCTACAAAAATGATATACCTCGATGGTGTGTGGATCGTATGTTTCTTTTTGACTCCATAAATTGTATGGATGCTGTTCTGAATGGAGAAATGACAggaaaaattgattttactgTTGATGCTGTTCCACACAACAACCATGGGGAACTTCCTGCATTGCATAAAGCAGCTACTAGTCAGGCCTGTAGACTGACTGAGTTATTTCTTGGTATTACGGATCAAGCAAATGTCAGATTGGATTTTAAGGATGTAAAAGGGTGGTTGCCGCTGAATTTTGCTCTTGAGAATTTAAG GTCTCCAAGCTCGATGCCTGTGTGGATAAATTCTAAAGGAGACAAGCATAAATCCTACTGGATGGCTAATCCAATACCACAGGGACCAACTGAGATGGTCTTCAAGTTACTTTATTATCTGCTTTGGCCGTTTTCG AGATCTGCTCTGGAAGTTGTGAGATTGCTGGCGCAGAAGACCAAAGaagttgaatttgaattttttaaatatgtgaaagagCAGAAACTGGTTGAATTAGCAGGCTTGTTGTTGGTGGCTCATGAAAAGGTTATGCCTGGTTTAGAAGAACGTATGAAGATCCGCAATTTTGTCTTGAAAGAAGCTGCATTTCTGAATTTACAAGAAATCAGGTCCTTGTATGGCTCTGGTGATGAGAAGTCCCTACAAGAGGTGAAAAAGAAGAAGGTGGAGATGGAGGCAATACTATTATTACTTGAAGTATTTGACAGAATTGGTGATAAACTTTCGGCTTATGTTCAGATAGTGCGAAAACTGGTATTGACTAGTTTTACCTCTTCAAGGATTGAG GTGGGAGAGGAATATCACGCCAAAGAAATTGGCTGGATCTTGGAGAAAGCTGGATTTTCCGTGAAGCTTGAACTTTTTGATGAAACAAGCAG GGGAATAATTCGGCATGAGTGGTATTTACCCTTTCTAG GGGACACAGGTGCAGAAGACACCTTTTACATTCTTAATCGCATCAAACGTTTGGAGTCACATAAGATGGCTTTGGGTTATCGAAAA CTGCCTTCAATCTGTGGGACGCCTATTCAGCAAGTTGTAGCATCTTCAAGTAGCTCCTCCCAATGGTCTTCAGCTTCTGCTCTAAAATCATTTCATACATTCCATCCTGTGAGGGCCAGTGGTCGGTGTTCTGGTTCTGCTACATGGGAGAATAAAGCATGCAACTGGTTGTGGGATTTGCCATGCAAACGTGGTCTTCTTAGAGATAGCCAGGATCTCCCTTCAGCCAATAGGGTGCTAAACATGCAATACAGGAAGGTATGGGCTTGTGTTGTGGCAACTTTAAAAAGGGGAACAAGGCTCATCTGA
- the LOC113696047 gene encoding uncharacterized protein isoform X2, which produces MVLASEFVLSLDSKSNCVGSLSLYDSYYFLLKQRVHTFRPPEGYVDEEMEDYIKNGYPSLEDEITFAVSHDKKETFVTWINGITYKNDIPRWCVDRMFLFDSINCMDAVLNGEMTGKIDFTVDAVPHNNHGELPALHKAATSQACRLTELFLGITDQANVRLDFKDVKGWLPLNFALENLRSPSSMPVWINSKGDKHKSYWMANPIPQGPTEMVFKLLYYLLWPFSRSALEVVRLLAQKTKEVEFEFFKYVKEQKLVELAGLLLVAHEKVMPGLEERMKIRNFVLKEAAFLNLQEIRSLYGSGDEKSLQEVKKKKVEMEAILLLLEVFDRIGDKLSAYVQIVRKLVGEEYHAKEIGWILEKAGFSVKLELFDETSRGIIRHEWYLPFLGDTGAEDTFYILNRIKRLESHKMALGYRKLPSICGTPIQQVVASSSSSSQWSSASALKSFHTFHPVRASGRCSGSATWENKACNWLWDLPCKRGLLRDSQDLPSANRVLNMQYRKVWACVVATLKRGTRLI; this is translated from the exons ATGGTCCTTGCCTCTGAGTTTGTGCTTTCTCTAGACTCCAAGAGTAACTGTGttggttctctctctctctatgattcttattattttctattaaaGCAGAGGGTACACACTTTTCGGCCTCCAGAAGGATATGTGGATGAAGAAATGGAAGACTATATCAAGAATGGTTATCCTTCCCTAGAAGATGAAATTACTTTTGCTGTCTCACATGATAAGAAAGAAACATTTGTTACTTGGATAAATGGGATAACCTACAAAAATGATATACCTCGATGGTGTGTGGATCGTATGTTTCTTTTTGACTCCATAAATTGTATGGATGCTGTTCTGAATGGAGAAATGACAggaaaaattgattttactgTTGATGCTGTTCCACACAACAACCATGGGGAACTTCCTGCATTGCATAAAGCAGCTACTAGTCAGGCCTGTAGACTGACTGAGTTATTTCTTGGTATTACGGATCAAGCAAATGTCAGATTGGATTTTAAGGATGTAAAAGGGTGGTTGCCGCTGAATTTTGCTCTTGAGAATTTAAG GTCTCCAAGCTCGATGCCTGTGTGGATAAATTCTAAAGGAGACAAGCATAAATCCTACTGGATGGCTAATCCAATACCACAGGGACCAACTGAGATGGTCTTCAAGTTACTTTATTATCTGCTTTGGCCGTTTTCG AGATCTGCTCTGGAAGTTGTGAGATTGCTGGCGCAGAAGACCAAAGaagttgaatttgaattttttaaatatgtgaaagagCAGAAACTGGTTGAATTAGCAGGCTTGTTGTTGGTGGCTCATGAAAAGGTTATGCCTGGTTTAGAAGAACGTATGAAGATCCGCAATTTTGTCTTGAAAGAAGCTGCATTTCTGAATTTACAAGAAATCAGGTCCTTGTATGGCTCTGGTGATGAGAAGTCCCTACAAGAGGTGAAAAAGAAGAAGGTGGAGATGGAGGCAATACTATTATTACTTGAAGTATTTGACAGAATTGGTGATAAACTTTCGGCTTATGTTCAGATAGTGCGAAAACTG GTGGGAGAGGAATATCACGCCAAAGAAATTGGCTGGATCTTGGAGAAAGCTGGATTTTCCGTGAAGCTTGAACTTTTTGATGAAACAAGCAG GGGAATAATTCGGCATGAGTGGTATTTACCCTTTCTAG GGGACACAGGTGCAGAAGACACCTTTTACATTCTTAATCGCATCAAACGTTTGGAGTCACATAAGATGGCTTTGGGTTATCGAAAA CTGCCTTCAATCTGTGGGACGCCTATTCAGCAAGTTGTAGCATCTTCAAGTAGCTCCTCCCAATGGTCTTCAGCTTCTGCTCTAAAATCATTTCATACATTCCATCCTGTGAGGGCCAGTGGTCGGTGTTCTGGTTCTGCTACATGGGAGAATAAAGCATGCAACTGGTTGTGGGATTTGCCATGCAAACGTGGTCTTCTTAGAGATAGCCAGGATCTCCCTTCAGCCAATAGGGTGCTAAACATGCAATACAGGAAGGTATGGGCTTGTGTTGTGGCAACTTTAAAAAGGGGAACAAGGCTCATCTGA
- the LOC113696047 gene encoding uncharacterized protein isoform X7 codes for MVLASEFVLSLDSKSNCVGSLSLYDSYYFLLKQRVHTFRPPEGYVDEEMEDYIKNGYPSLEDEITFAVSHDKKETFVTWINGITYKNDIPRWCVDRMFLFDSINCMDAVLNGEMTGKIDFTVDAVPHNNHGELPALHKAATSQACRLTELFLGITDQANVRLDFKDVKGWLPLNFALENLRSPSSMPVWINSKGDKHKSYWMANPIPQGPTEMVFKLLYYLLWPFSRSALEVVRLLAQKTKEVEFEFFKYVKEQKLVELAGLLLVAHEKVMPGLEERMKIRNFVLKEAAFLNLQEIRSLYGSGDEKSLQEVKKKKVEMEAILLLLEVFDRIGDKLSAYVQIVRKLVLTSFTSSRIEVGEEYHAKEIGWILEKAGFSVKLELFDETSSCLQSVGRLFSKL; via the exons ATGGTCCTTGCCTCTGAGTTTGTGCTTTCTCTAGACTCCAAGAGTAACTGTGttggttctctctctctctatgattcttattattttctattaaaGCAGAGGGTACACACTTTTCGGCCTCCAGAAGGATATGTGGATGAAGAAATGGAAGACTATATCAAGAATGGTTATCCTTCCCTAGAAGATGAAATTACTTTTGCTGTCTCACATGATAAGAAAGAAACATTTGTTACTTGGATAAATGGGATAACCTACAAAAATGATATACCTCGATGGTGTGTGGATCGTATGTTTCTTTTTGACTCCATAAATTGTATGGATGCTGTTCTGAATGGAGAAATGACAggaaaaattgattttactgTTGATGCTGTTCCACACAACAACCATGGGGAACTTCCTGCATTGCATAAAGCAGCTACTAGTCAGGCCTGTAGACTGACTGAGTTATTTCTTGGTATTACGGATCAAGCAAATGTCAGATTGGATTTTAAGGATGTAAAAGGGTGGTTGCCGCTGAATTTTGCTCTTGAGAATTTAAG GTCTCCAAGCTCGATGCCTGTGTGGATAAATTCTAAAGGAGACAAGCATAAATCCTACTGGATGGCTAATCCAATACCACAGGGACCAACTGAGATGGTCTTCAAGTTACTTTATTATCTGCTTTGGCCGTTTTCG AGATCTGCTCTGGAAGTTGTGAGATTGCTGGCGCAGAAGACCAAAGaagttgaatttgaattttttaaatatgtgaaagagCAGAAACTGGTTGAATTAGCAGGCTTGTTGTTGGTGGCTCATGAAAAGGTTATGCCTGGTTTAGAAGAACGTATGAAGATCCGCAATTTTGTCTTGAAAGAAGCTGCATTTCTGAATTTACAAGAAATCAGGTCCTTGTATGGCTCTGGTGATGAGAAGTCCCTACAAGAGGTGAAAAAGAAGAAGGTGGAGATGGAGGCAATACTATTATTACTTGAAGTATTTGACAGAATTGGTGATAAACTTTCGGCTTATGTTCAGATAGTGCGAAAACTGGTATTGACTAGTTTTACCTCTTCAAGGATTGAG GTGGGAGAGGAATATCACGCCAAAGAAATTGGCTGGATCTTGGAGAAAGCTGGATTTTCCGTGAAGCTTGAACTTTTTGATGAAACAAGCAG CTGCCTTCAATCTGTGGGACGCCTATTCAGCAAGTTGTAG
- the LOC113696047 gene encoding uncharacterized protein isoform X6: MIYLDGKIDFTVDAVPHNNHGELPALHKAATSQACRLTELFLGITDQANVRLDFKDVKGWLPLNFALENLRSPSSMPVWINSKGDKHKSYWMANPIPQGPTEMVFKLLYYLLWPFSRSALEVVRLLAQKTKEVEFEFFKYVKEQKLVELAGLLLVAHEKVMPGLEERMKIRNFVLKEAAFLNLQEIRSLYGSGDEKSLQEVKKKKVEMEAILLLLEVFDRIGDKLSAYVQIVRKLVGEEYHAKEIGWILEKAGFSVKLELFDETSRGIIRHEWYLPFLGDTGAEDTFYILNRIKRLESHKMALGYRKLPSICGTPIQQVVASSSSSSQWSSASALKSFHTFHPVRASGRCSGSATWENKACNWLWDLPCKRGLLRDSQDLPSANRVLNMQYRKVWACVVATLKRGTRLI, encoded by the exons ATGATATACCTCGATG gaaaaattgattttactgTTGATGCTGTTCCACACAACAACCATGGGGAACTTCCTGCATTGCATAAAGCAGCTACTAGTCAGGCCTGTAGACTGACTGAGTTATTTCTTGGTATTACGGATCAAGCAAATGTCAGATTGGATTTTAAGGATGTAAAAGGGTGGTTGCCGCTGAATTTTGCTCTTGAGAATTTAAG GTCTCCAAGCTCGATGCCTGTGTGGATAAATTCTAAAGGAGACAAGCATAAATCCTACTGGATGGCTAATCCAATACCACAGGGACCAACTGAGATGGTCTTCAAGTTACTTTATTATCTGCTTTGGCCGTTTTCG AGATCTGCTCTGGAAGTTGTGAGATTGCTGGCGCAGAAGACCAAAGaagttgaatttgaattttttaaatatgtgaaagagCAGAAACTGGTTGAATTAGCAGGCTTGTTGTTGGTGGCTCATGAAAAGGTTATGCCTGGTTTAGAAGAACGTATGAAGATCCGCAATTTTGTCTTGAAAGAAGCTGCATTTCTGAATTTACAAGAAATCAGGTCCTTGTATGGCTCTGGTGATGAGAAGTCCCTACAAGAGGTGAAAAAGAAGAAGGTGGAGATGGAGGCAATACTATTATTACTTGAAGTATTTGACAGAATTGGTGATAAACTTTCGGCTTATGTTCAGATAGTGCGAAAACTG GTGGGAGAGGAATATCACGCCAAAGAAATTGGCTGGATCTTGGAGAAAGCTGGATTTTCCGTGAAGCTTGAACTTTTTGATGAAACAAGCAG GGGAATAATTCGGCATGAGTGGTATTTACCCTTTCTAG GGGACACAGGTGCAGAAGACACCTTTTACATTCTTAATCGCATCAAACGTTTGGAGTCACATAAGATGGCTTTGGGTTATCGAAAA CTGCCTTCAATCTGTGGGACGCCTATTCAGCAAGTTGTAGCATCTTCAAGTAGCTCCTCCCAATGGTCTTCAGCTTCTGCTCTAAAATCATTTCATACATTCCATCCTGTGAGGGCCAGTGGTCGGTGTTCTGGTTCTGCTACATGGGAGAATAAAGCATGCAACTGGTTGTGGGATTTGCCATGCAAACGTGGTCTTCTTAGAGATAGCCAGGATCTCCCTTCAGCCAATAGGGTGCTAAACATGCAATACAGGAAGGTATGGGCTTGTGTTGTGGCAACTTTAAAAAGGGGAACAAGGCTCATCTGA
- the LOC113696047 gene encoding uncharacterized protein isoform X5, with protein MIYLDGKIDFTVDAVPHNNHGELPALHKAATSQACRLTELFLGITDQANVRLDFKDVKGWLPLNFALENLRSPSSMPVWINSKGDKHKSYWMANPIPQGPTEMVFKLLYYLLWPFSRSALEVVRLLAQKTKEVEFEFFKYVKEQKLVELAGLLLVAHEKVMPGLEERMKIRNFVLKEAAFLNLQEIRSLYGSGDEKSLQEVKKKKVEMEAILLLLEVFDRIGDKLSAYVQIVRKLVLTSFTSSRIEVGEEYHAKEIGWILEKAGFSVKLELFDETSRGIIRHEWYLPFLGDTGAEDTFYILNRIKRLESHKMALGYRKLPSICGTPIQQVVASSSSSSQWSSASALKSFHTFHPVRASGRCSGSATWENKACNWLWDLPCKRGLLRDSQDLPSANRVLNMQYRKVWACVVATLKRGTRLI; from the exons ATGATATACCTCGATG gaaaaattgattttactgTTGATGCTGTTCCACACAACAACCATGGGGAACTTCCTGCATTGCATAAAGCAGCTACTAGTCAGGCCTGTAGACTGACTGAGTTATTTCTTGGTATTACGGATCAAGCAAATGTCAGATTGGATTTTAAGGATGTAAAAGGGTGGTTGCCGCTGAATTTTGCTCTTGAGAATTTAAG GTCTCCAAGCTCGATGCCTGTGTGGATAAATTCTAAAGGAGACAAGCATAAATCCTACTGGATGGCTAATCCAATACCACAGGGACCAACTGAGATGGTCTTCAAGTTACTTTATTATCTGCTTTGGCCGTTTTCG AGATCTGCTCTGGAAGTTGTGAGATTGCTGGCGCAGAAGACCAAAGaagttgaatttgaattttttaaatatgtgaaagagCAGAAACTGGTTGAATTAGCAGGCTTGTTGTTGGTGGCTCATGAAAAGGTTATGCCTGGTTTAGAAGAACGTATGAAGATCCGCAATTTTGTCTTGAAAGAAGCTGCATTTCTGAATTTACAAGAAATCAGGTCCTTGTATGGCTCTGGTGATGAGAAGTCCCTACAAGAGGTGAAAAAGAAGAAGGTGGAGATGGAGGCAATACTATTATTACTTGAAGTATTTGACAGAATTGGTGATAAACTTTCGGCTTATGTTCAGATAGTGCGAAAACTGGTATTGACTAGTTTTACCTCTTCAAGGATTGAG GTGGGAGAGGAATATCACGCCAAAGAAATTGGCTGGATCTTGGAGAAAGCTGGATTTTCCGTGAAGCTTGAACTTTTTGATGAAACAAGCAG GGGAATAATTCGGCATGAGTGGTATTTACCCTTTCTAG GGGACACAGGTGCAGAAGACACCTTTTACATTCTTAATCGCATCAAACGTTTGGAGTCACATAAGATGGCTTTGGGTTATCGAAAA CTGCCTTCAATCTGTGGGACGCCTATTCAGCAAGTTGTAGCATCTTCAAGTAGCTCCTCCCAATGGTCTTCAGCTTCTGCTCTAAAATCATTTCATACATTCCATCCTGTGAGGGCCAGTGGTCGGTGTTCTGGTTCTGCTACATGGGAGAATAAAGCATGCAACTGGTTGTGGGATTTGCCATGCAAACGTGGTCTTCTTAGAGATAGCCAGGATCTCCCTTCAGCCAATAGGGTGCTAAACATGCAATACAGGAAGGTATGGGCTTGTGTTGTGGCAACTTTAAAAAGGGGAACAAGGCTCATCTGA